A section of the Carassius carassius chromosome 17, fCarCar2.1, whole genome shotgun sequence genome encodes:
- the ccdc88aa gene encoding girdin isoform X1: protein MEGEIPVILEQFMSSPLVTWVKTFGQLGDKEGSMLSEYTELVDGIFLNKVMNQINPKGTVQGLNKVNNDVGQRAQNLSVLIYHIKSYYQETLHQLIMTPPPNVLLLGRNLLCEEGLEEIRKLLLLLLGCSVQCERKEEYIEKIQSLDFDTKAAIAAHIQEVTHCQENVFDLHWLEMEGLCPEEWENLCRSMSINLKMLVDQRDRQFEATVELMQGNEMRTSVVFGDDSSLTESASSRLPLSQQHLALELTDAKAKLKRLRQELEEKSEQLLDCRQDLDNVEAELKRLQQENMQLLTDARAARMYRDELDAMKERAIRADKLESEVARFRDKLHNMNFYKVKLEELKEDNQVLMESKAMLEEELQSVKARSDKLHHLEKHNILLESKLHDMDEERTVDRRQIEELLERNVILELSQKRSMEESQRLGWELELAKNPQQNSELKSLGQEVTEKTCSRLLKLEKENQRLLKTLEKLKGTSHPLHEFTSESKHFGDKSTPAYANMHNDQIIIKTSNQSLDTEHLHASLESINGNLHCLDVELHELDTGNQRPQVSFNQNQGQVDIENQGLVHENGHLEQDRSCLEKENRRLRQQVKIQEASLDSSNLKLVVLEKENRTLVKKTNYFSESCSKNKELEKENQELIHQAEVDKRMLMTLREELLDQRLKLQQKESDLEKLTYELERMRLNQETRMGDPEAGDQSQCKQLESELESSLMKSLKIKKERMAALEARLQESAKINQQLRQDLKTVKQNYEALLQRDEEEKAEAGQCSPPERTWHRESQEATWALLKLKDRLIEVERNNATLQAEKQSLQTQLQKLQVQSDGLQAQIIALQQQTASLQESNTALQTHNAQLQVEKSTVTSQNYSLMAHNAQLQRGRQSSEAEREATIREREDLRTVNELLLRDHERLSVLHERQAAELEVLSHRYSTMENSHRTLEIEHRSLEDRYNTLLQQHAQLEGFERALREEQQKMQNEICTSRSTTAECQRLRDEKDWLNQTYQKLLAENEDLQVEQKSIKSQLNSCKLEQTQLESELSKLKEQNQQLEITSIKLANQCELLTQLKANLEEENRHLLDQIQNLMLQNRTLLDQTIESKDLFHVEQRQYIDKLNELRRQKEKLEEKIMDQYKFYDPSPPRRRGNWITLKMRKLIKTRTRDQEHVRSSSPHLRSESCEGLDDLRCNDNGSSVGSQGSEESASNSLNGDTVSPKRSSISTLKMFHVKHNKPKDKDKVKSLFRRSLSMNDLLQSEGCLDEDSGKLEDQPEEQIMQHTTAISKKHSTSSSLFHHYSSIDNHSIICNQGKDFQGDTIPPRLANGTEGQDNGLNGKSSRAPSASSGEFNLSLENEAWSSDSSPLPDPISSSHQRFNDSPSPARPSHTDLRQGYSSSGSGVRRTSSGRYTGECSSQKLDKASIGLYKTHSVQSTESKPTLEMQGKASSISGCLNCFATPMRSPKTGQAPSTLPRASCVISTSEGNSRRASVHSTMSEKSVGALSSQNCAEPQPDPSDEVLKESPDVEEEDHKPEHLFDSPFTIDSVFTNTIFSERS from the exons ATGGAGGGCGAGATTCCAGTCATATTAGAGCAGTTCATGAGCAGCCCTCTTGTCACTTGG GTAAAGACATTCGGTCAACTAGGTGACAAAGAGGGAAGCATGCTCTCTGAATACACTGAATTAGTGGATGGCATATTCTTGAACAAGGTCATGAATCAAAT aaatcCCAAAGGGACTGTTCAAGGTTTAAACAAAGTGAACAATGACGTTGGCCAGAGAGCTCAAAACCTGTCTGTTCTCATTTACCACATCAAATCATACTACCAG GAGACCCTGCATCAGCTGATTATGACGCCTCCTCCCAATGTCCTGCTGCTGGGCAGGAACCTGCTCTGTG AGGAAGGTCTAGAAGAGATCAGGAAGTTGCTGCTACTGTTACTTGGCTGTTCAGTGCAG TgtgaaagaaaagaagagtaTATCGAGAAgatacaaagtcttgattttgacACAAAAGCAGCAATCGCAGCTCATATCCAAGAG GTGACTCATTGTCAGGAGAACGTGTTTGATCTGCATTGGTTGGAGATGGAGGGTCTGTGTCCAGAGGAATGGGAAAATCTCTGCAGAAGTATGAGCATTAACCTCAAAATGTTAGTGGACCAGCGAGACCGCCAATTTGAG GCCACTGTGGAGCTGATGCAGGGGAACGAGATGAGAACGTCTGTAGTGTTTGGTGATGACTCCTCCCTCACAGAGTCCGCCAGCAGCCGGCTCCCTTTATCCCAGCAGCATCTGGCATTAGAGCTGACGGATGCGAAAGCCAAGCTCAAACGCCTCAGACAGGAGCT AGAGGAGAAAAGTGAACAGCTCTTAGACTGCAGGCAGGACCTGGACAATGTGGAGGCGGAGCTTAAAAGACTTCAGCAAGAG AACATGCAGCTGTTGACAGATGCACGAGCAGCCAGGATGTACCGTGATGAGCTGGATGCAATGAAAGAAAGAGCCATCAGAGCAGACAAACTGGAGAGTGAAGTGGCTCGCTTTCGAGATAAACTTCACAACATGAACTTTTACAAAGTCAAACTGGAG GAGCTGAAGGAGGATAATCAGGTGTTGATGGAAAGTAAGGCCATGCTGGAGGAAGAGCTTCAGAGCGTCAAAGCACGATCTGACAAACTGCACCACCTGGAGAAACACAACATCCTACTAGAATCAAAACTTCATGACATGGATGAG GAAAGAACTGTGGACAGGAGACAAATAGAGGAGCTGCTGGAAAGGAACGTCATCCTGGAGCTCTCTCAGAAAAGGAGTATGGAAGAATCACAACGTTTGGGCTGGGAGCTAGAACTTGCAAAGAACCCTCAACAGAATTCAG AGCTGAAGTCTTTGGGCCAAGAGGTAACTGAAAAGACGTGTAGCAGGTTGCTAAAACTGGAGAAGGAGAACCAGAGGTTGTTGAAGACCCTGGAAAAACTTAAAGGAACCAGTCATCCATTGCATGAGTTTACCTCTGAATCAAAACATTTTGGGGATAAATCTACTCCAGCATATGCCAACATGCACAATGACCAAATAATCATTAAGACCAGCAATCAGTCCCTTGACACAGAACACCTGCATGCATCTTTGGAAAGTATTAACGGCAATCTTCATTGCCTTGATGTAGAGCTCCATGAATTGGACACTGGGAACCAGAGGCCTCAAGTTAGTTTCAACCAAAACCAAGGACAAGTAGACATAGAAAACCAAGGTCTAGTGCATGAGAACGGACATTTGGAGCAAGATAGGAGTTGTCTGGAGAAGGAGAACCGGAGATTGCGGCAGCAAGTGAAGATCCAGGAGGCCTCATTGGATAGCAGCAACCTGAAGTTGGTGGTTCTTGAGAAGGAGAACCGTACCCTGGTTAAAAAGACTAACTATTTTAGTGAATCCTGTTCTAAGAACAAAGAGCTTGAGAAGGAGAACCAGGAGCTGATTCATCAGGCTGAAGTGGACAAGAGGATGTTGATGACATTAAGAGAG GAGCTGCTGGACCAGAGGTTGAAATTGCAACAGAAAGAATCTGATCTTGAGAAATTAACTTATGAACTAGAGAGGATGAGGTTAAACCAGGAGACACGGATGGGAGATCCTGAGGCTGGAGACCAGAG TCAGTGTAAGCAGTTGGAGTCAGAGCTAGAGTCTTCTCTAATGAAATCCCTGAAGATTAAAAAAGAGAGAATGGCTGCCCTAGAGGCCCGTCTGCAAGAATCAGCCAAGATAAACCAGCAGTTGCGACAGGATCTTAAAACT GTCAAACAGAACTATGAGGCATTGCTTCAGAGGGATGAGGAAGAAAAGGCAGAGGCAGGACAGTGCTCTCCACCAGAGAGGACATGGCACCGAGAGAGTCAGGAGGCCACGTGGGCATTGCTTAAGCTCAAGGACCGACTCATTGAGGTGGAGAGAAAT AATGCAACTTTGCAGGCTGAGAAACAGTCATTGCAAACACAACTGCAGAAATTGCAGGTGCAGTCAGATGGGTTGCAAGCACAAATAATTGCGTTACAGCAGCAGACGGCTTCGTTGCAGGAAAGCAACACAGCACTGCAGACACACAATGCACAACTGCAG GTAGAGAAGTCCACTGTTACTTCCCAGAATTACTCTCTGATGGCTCATAATGCACAGCTACAGCGGGGACGGCAGAGTTCGGAGGCTGAGAGGGAGGCCACGATACGGGAAAGAGAAGATCTGCGCACCGTTAATGAGCTTCTTCTCCGGGACCATGAGAGACTGAGCGTCCTGCATGAGAGACAGGCAGCAGAGTTGGAGGTGCTCTCTCACAGGTACTCCACGATGGAGAACAGTCACCGAACCCTGGAGATAGAGCACAGATCACTGGAGGACAG GTATAACACGCTACTTCAGCAGCACGCTCAACTGGAGGGCTTCGAGAGAGCTCTCAGAGAAGAACAGCAGAAGATGCAGAATGAGATATGCACAAGCAGGAGCACAACAGCAGAGTGCCAAAGACTCAGAGATGAGAAAGACTG GCTGAATCAAACCTACCAGAagctgctggcagagaatgaggATCTTCAAGTTGAGCAAAAGAGCATAAAGAGCCAGTTGAACTCCTGCAAACTGGAGCAGACACAGCTGGAGTCAGAGCTGTCCAAACTCAAGGAGCAGAACCAGCAGCTGGAAATCACCAGCATTAAACTGGCCAACCAGTGTGAG TTGCTGACCCAGCTGAAGGCGAATTTGGAGGAAGAGAACCGTCACTTGCTGGACCAGATCCAGAACCTGATGCTGCAGAACCGAACCCTGCTAGATCAGACCATAGAAAGCAAGGACTTGTTCCATGTGGAGCAGAGACAATATAT AGACAAACTGAATGAACTCAGAAGGCAGAAGGAAAAGCTGGAAGAGAAAATCATGGATCAGTACAAGTTCTATGACCCATCACCACCACGCAG ACGGGGCAACTGGATAACGCTGAAGATGAGGAAGTTGATAAAGACGAGGACTCGAGATCAGGAGCATGTTCGTTCCTCATCTCCCCATCTCCGCTCCGAGTCATGCGAGGGTCTGGATGACCTGCGCTGCAATGACAACGGCTCCTCAGTGGGTTCCCAGGGCTCTGAGGAATCTGCTTCCAACTCCCTTAATGGTGACACCGTGTCCCCTAAGAGGAGCAGCA TCAGCACCCTGAAAATGTTTCATGTTAAGCATAACAAACCAAAGGATAAAGACAAAGTCAAGTCTCTCTTCCGCCGATCTCTGT CCATGAATGACCTGCTGCAGTCAGAGGGATGTTTGGATGAGGACTCTGGGAAGCTGGAAGATCAGCCAGAAGAGCAAATAATGCAGCACACCACTGCCATTTCAAAAAAACACTccacatcatcatcattatttcaTCACTACTCTTCCATAGACAATCATTCAATAATCTGTAATCAAG GTAAAGATTTCCAAGGAGACACAATTCCACCAAGGCTTGCAAATGGCACTGAAGGCCAAGATAACG GCCTGAATGGCAAATCGAGTCGTGCCCCAAGCGCGAGCAGTGGCGAGTTCAACTTAAGCCTGGAGAACGAGGCCTGGTCCAGTGATAGCAGCCCCCTTCCAGATCCTATCTCGTCCAGCCATCAACGATTCAATGACTCCCCTTCCCCAGCCCGACCCAGCCACACGGATCTCAGACAGGGCTACAGCTCCTCAGGGAGTGGAGTACGCAGAACCAGCAGTGGCAGATACACTGGAGAATGTTCATCCCAAAAGCTGGACAAAGCAAGCATTGGACTGTATAAAACTCATAGTGTGCAAAGTACAGAGTCTAAACCTACTCTTGAGATGCAGGGGAAGGCCTCCTCCATATCGGGCTGTTTGAACTGCTTTGCCACGCCGATGCGAAGCCCTAAAACAGGCCAGGCTCCGTCAACTCTGCCCCGGGCCAGCTGTGTCATCTCAACATCAGAGGGCAACAGTCGACGTGCCAGTGTCCACAGCACTATGTCAGAGAAGTCAGTGGGAGCTCTCTCAAGTCAGAACTGTGCTGAACCTCAGCCTGACCCCAGTGATGAGGTTTTAAAAGAAAGCCCTGACGTGGAAGAGGAAGACCACAAACCAGAACATCTTTTTGATTCACCATTCACCATTGATTCGGTCTTCACAAACACAATTTTCAGTGAGCGAAGTTGA
- the ccdc88aa gene encoding girdin isoform X2 — translation MEGEIPVILEQFMSSPLVTWVKTFGQLGDKEGSMLSEYTELVDGIFLNKVMNQINPKGTVQGLNKVNNDVGQRAQNLSVLIYHIKSYYQETLHQLIMTPPPNVLLLGRNLLCEEGLEEIRKLLLLLLGCSVQCERKEEYIEKIQSLDFDTKAAIAAHIQEVTHCQENVFDLHWLEMEGLCPEEWENLCRSMSINLKMLVDQRDRQFEATVELMQGNEMRTSVVFGDDSSLTESASSRLPLSQQHLALELTDAKAKLKRLRQELEEKSEQLLDCRQDLDNVEAELKRLQQENMQLLTDARAARMYRDELDAMKERAIRADKLESEVARFRDKLHNMNFYKVKLEELKEDNQVLMESKAMLEEELQSVKARSDKLHHLEKHNILLESKLHDMDEERTVDRRQIEELLERNVILELSQKRSMEESQRLGWELELAKNPQQNSELKSLGQEVTEKTCSRLLKLEKENQRLLKTLEKLKGTSHPLHEFTSESKHFGDKSTPAYANMHNDQIIIKTSNQSLDTEHLHASLESINGNLHCLDVELHELDTGNQRPQVSFNQNQGQVDIENQGLVHENGHLEQDRSCLEKENRRLRQQVKIQEASLDSSNLKLVVLEKENRTLVKKTNYFSESCSKNKELEKENQELIHQAEVDKRMLMTLREELLDQRLKLQQKESDLEKLTYELERMRLNQETRMGDPEAGDQSQCKQLESELESSLMKSLKIKKERMAALEARLQESAKINQQLRQDLKTVKQNYEALLQRDEEEKAEAGQCSPPERTWHRESQEATWALLKLKDRLIEVERNNATLQAEKQSLQTQLQKLQVQSDGLQAQIIALQQQTASLQESNTALQTHNAQLQVEKSTVTSQNYSLMAHNAQLQRGRQSSEAEREATIREREDLRTVNELLLRDHERLSVLHERQAAELEVLSHRYSTMENSHRTLEIEHRSLEDRYNTLLQQHAQLEGFERALREEQQKMQNEICTSRSTTAECQRLRDEKDWLNQTYQKLLAENEDLQVEQKSIKSQLNSCKLEQTQLESELSKLKEQNQQLEITSIKLANQCELLTQLKANLEEENRHLLDQIQNLMLQNRTLLDQTIESKDLFHVEQRQYIDKLNELRRQKEKLEEKIMDQYKFYDPSPPRRRGNWITLKMRKLIKTRTRDQEHVRSSSPHLRSESCEGLDDLRCNDNGSSVGSQGSEESASNSLNGDTVSPKRSSSKDFQGDTIPPRLANGTEGQDNGLNGKSSRAPSASSGEFNLSLENEAWSSDSSPLPDPISSSHQRFNDSPSPARPSHTDLRQGYSSSGSGVRRTSSGRYTGECSSQKLDKASIGLYKTHSVQSTESKPTLEMQGKASSISGCLNCFATPMRSPKTGQAPSTLPRASCVISTSEGNSRRASVHSTMSEKSVGALSSQNCAEPQPDPSDEVLKESPDVEEEDHKPEHLFDSPFTIDSVFTNTIFSERS, via the exons ATGGAGGGCGAGATTCCAGTCATATTAGAGCAGTTCATGAGCAGCCCTCTTGTCACTTGG GTAAAGACATTCGGTCAACTAGGTGACAAAGAGGGAAGCATGCTCTCTGAATACACTGAATTAGTGGATGGCATATTCTTGAACAAGGTCATGAATCAAAT aaatcCCAAAGGGACTGTTCAAGGTTTAAACAAAGTGAACAATGACGTTGGCCAGAGAGCTCAAAACCTGTCTGTTCTCATTTACCACATCAAATCATACTACCAG GAGACCCTGCATCAGCTGATTATGACGCCTCCTCCCAATGTCCTGCTGCTGGGCAGGAACCTGCTCTGTG AGGAAGGTCTAGAAGAGATCAGGAAGTTGCTGCTACTGTTACTTGGCTGTTCAGTGCAG TgtgaaagaaaagaagagtaTATCGAGAAgatacaaagtcttgattttgacACAAAAGCAGCAATCGCAGCTCATATCCAAGAG GTGACTCATTGTCAGGAGAACGTGTTTGATCTGCATTGGTTGGAGATGGAGGGTCTGTGTCCAGAGGAATGGGAAAATCTCTGCAGAAGTATGAGCATTAACCTCAAAATGTTAGTGGACCAGCGAGACCGCCAATTTGAG GCCACTGTGGAGCTGATGCAGGGGAACGAGATGAGAACGTCTGTAGTGTTTGGTGATGACTCCTCCCTCACAGAGTCCGCCAGCAGCCGGCTCCCTTTATCCCAGCAGCATCTGGCATTAGAGCTGACGGATGCGAAAGCCAAGCTCAAACGCCTCAGACAGGAGCT AGAGGAGAAAAGTGAACAGCTCTTAGACTGCAGGCAGGACCTGGACAATGTGGAGGCGGAGCTTAAAAGACTTCAGCAAGAG AACATGCAGCTGTTGACAGATGCACGAGCAGCCAGGATGTACCGTGATGAGCTGGATGCAATGAAAGAAAGAGCCATCAGAGCAGACAAACTGGAGAGTGAAGTGGCTCGCTTTCGAGATAAACTTCACAACATGAACTTTTACAAAGTCAAACTGGAG GAGCTGAAGGAGGATAATCAGGTGTTGATGGAAAGTAAGGCCATGCTGGAGGAAGAGCTTCAGAGCGTCAAAGCACGATCTGACAAACTGCACCACCTGGAGAAACACAACATCCTACTAGAATCAAAACTTCATGACATGGATGAG GAAAGAACTGTGGACAGGAGACAAATAGAGGAGCTGCTGGAAAGGAACGTCATCCTGGAGCTCTCTCAGAAAAGGAGTATGGAAGAATCACAACGTTTGGGCTGGGAGCTAGAACTTGCAAAGAACCCTCAACAGAATTCAG AGCTGAAGTCTTTGGGCCAAGAGGTAACTGAAAAGACGTGTAGCAGGTTGCTAAAACTGGAGAAGGAGAACCAGAGGTTGTTGAAGACCCTGGAAAAACTTAAAGGAACCAGTCATCCATTGCATGAGTTTACCTCTGAATCAAAACATTTTGGGGATAAATCTACTCCAGCATATGCCAACATGCACAATGACCAAATAATCATTAAGACCAGCAATCAGTCCCTTGACACAGAACACCTGCATGCATCTTTGGAAAGTATTAACGGCAATCTTCATTGCCTTGATGTAGAGCTCCATGAATTGGACACTGGGAACCAGAGGCCTCAAGTTAGTTTCAACCAAAACCAAGGACAAGTAGACATAGAAAACCAAGGTCTAGTGCATGAGAACGGACATTTGGAGCAAGATAGGAGTTGTCTGGAGAAGGAGAACCGGAGATTGCGGCAGCAAGTGAAGATCCAGGAGGCCTCATTGGATAGCAGCAACCTGAAGTTGGTGGTTCTTGAGAAGGAGAACCGTACCCTGGTTAAAAAGACTAACTATTTTAGTGAATCCTGTTCTAAGAACAAAGAGCTTGAGAAGGAGAACCAGGAGCTGATTCATCAGGCTGAAGTGGACAAGAGGATGTTGATGACATTAAGAGAG GAGCTGCTGGACCAGAGGTTGAAATTGCAACAGAAAGAATCTGATCTTGAGAAATTAACTTATGAACTAGAGAGGATGAGGTTAAACCAGGAGACACGGATGGGAGATCCTGAGGCTGGAGACCAGAG TCAGTGTAAGCAGTTGGAGTCAGAGCTAGAGTCTTCTCTAATGAAATCCCTGAAGATTAAAAAAGAGAGAATGGCTGCCCTAGAGGCCCGTCTGCAAGAATCAGCCAAGATAAACCAGCAGTTGCGACAGGATCTTAAAACT GTCAAACAGAACTATGAGGCATTGCTTCAGAGGGATGAGGAAGAAAAGGCAGAGGCAGGACAGTGCTCTCCACCAGAGAGGACATGGCACCGAGAGAGTCAGGAGGCCACGTGGGCATTGCTTAAGCTCAAGGACCGACTCATTGAGGTGGAGAGAAAT AATGCAACTTTGCAGGCTGAGAAACAGTCATTGCAAACACAACTGCAGAAATTGCAGGTGCAGTCAGATGGGTTGCAAGCACAAATAATTGCGTTACAGCAGCAGACGGCTTCGTTGCAGGAAAGCAACACAGCACTGCAGACACACAATGCACAACTGCAG GTAGAGAAGTCCACTGTTACTTCCCAGAATTACTCTCTGATGGCTCATAATGCACAGCTACAGCGGGGACGGCAGAGTTCGGAGGCTGAGAGGGAGGCCACGATACGGGAAAGAGAAGATCTGCGCACCGTTAATGAGCTTCTTCTCCGGGACCATGAGAGACTGAGCGTCCTGCATGAGAGACAGGCAGCAGAGTTGGAGGTGCTCTCTCACAGGTACTCCACGATGGAGAACAGTCACCGAACCCTGGAGATAGAGCACAGATCACTGGAGGACAG GTATAACACGCTACTTCAGCAGCACGCTCAACTGGAGGGCTTCGAGAGAGCTCTCAGAGAAGAACAGCAGAAGATGCAGAATGAGATATGCACAAGCAGGAGCACAACAGCAGAGTGCCAAAGACTCAGAGATGAGAAAGACTG GCTGAATCAAACCTACCAGAagctgctggcagagaatgaggATCTTCAAGTTGAGCAAAAGAGCATAAAGAGCCAGTTGAACTCCTGCAAACTGGAGCAGACACAGCTGGAGTCAGAGCTGTCCAAACTCAAGGAGCAGAACCAGCAGCTGGAAATCACCAGCATTAAACTGGCCAACCAGTGTGAG TTGCTGACCCAGCTGAAGGCGAATTTGGAGGAAGAGAACCGTCACTTGCTGGACCAGATCCAGAACCTGATGCTGCAGAACCGAACCCTGCTAGATCAGACCATAGAAAGCAAGGACTTGTTCCATGTGGAGCAGAGACAATATAT AGACAAACTGAATGAACTCAGAAGGCAGAAGGAAAAGCTGGAAGAGAAAATCATGGATCAGTACAAGTTCTATGACCCATCACCACCACGCAG ACGGGGCAACTGGATAACGCTGAAGATGAGGAAGTTGATAAAGACGAGGACTCGAGATCAGGAGCATGTTCGTTCCTCATCTCCCCATCTCCGCTCCGAGTCATGCGAGGGTCTGGATGACCTGCGCTGCAATGACAACGGCTCCTCAGTGGGTTCCCAGGGCTCTGAGGAATCTGCTTCCAACTCCCTTAATGGTGACACCGTGTCCCCTAAGAGGAGCAGCA GTAAAGATTTCCAAGGAGACACAATTCCACCAAGGCTTGCAAATGGCACTGAAGGCCAAGATAACG GCCTGAATGGCAAATCGAGTCGTGCCCCAAGCGCGAGCAGTGGCGAGTTCAACTTAAGCCTGGAGAACGAGGCCTGGTCCAGTGATAGCAGCCCCCTTCCAGATCCTATCTCGTCCAGCCATCAACGATTCAATGACTCCCCTTCCCCAGCCCGACCCAGCCACACGGATCTCAGACAGGGCTACAGCTCCTCAGGGAGTGGAGTACGCAGAACCAGCAGTGGCAGATACACTGGAGAATGTTCATCCCAAAAGCTGGACAAAGCAAGCATTGGACTGTATAAAACTCATAGTGTGCAAAGTACAGAGTCTAAACCTACTCTTGAGATGCAGGGGAAGGCCTCCTCCATATCGGGCTGTTTGAACTGCTTTGCCACGCCGATGCGAAGCCCTAAAACAGGCCAGGCTCCGTCAACTCTGCCCCGGGCCAGCTGTGTCATCTCAACATCAGAGGGCAACAGTCGACGTGCCAGTGTCCACAGCACTATGTCAGAGAAGTCAGTGGGAGCTCTCTCAAGTCAGAACTGTGCTGAACCTCAGCCTGACCCCAGTGATGAGGTTTTAAAAGAAAGCCCTGACGTGGAAGAGGAAGACCACAAACCAGAACATCTTTTTGATTCACCATTCACCATTGATTCGGTCTTCACAAACACAATTTTCAGTGAGCGAAGTTGA